In a genomic window of Streptomyces katrae:
- a CDS encoding ABC transporter ATP-binding protein has protein sequence MNYAPQHTAQAVAARATQLSKVYGQGETQVVALDNVSVDFGRGQFTAIMGPSGSGKSTLMHCVAGLDTFSGGSVRIGDTELGTLKDKQLTQLRRDKIGFIFQAFNLLPTLTALENITLPMDIAGRKADKQWLDTVVDMVGLSGRLSHRPTQLSGGQQQRVAVARALAARPEIIFGDEPTGNLDSRSGAEVLGFLRNSVRELGQTVVMVTHDAVAASYADRVIFLADGRIVDEMYAPTADGVFDRMKAFDAKGRTS, from the coding sequence ATGAACTACGCCCCGCAGCACACCGCCCAGGCCGTGGCCGCCCGTGCCACGCAGCTCTCCAAGGTGTACGGCCAGGGCGAGACCCAGGTGGTCGCGCTGGACAACGTCTCCGTGGACTTCGGCCGGGGCCAGTTCACCGCGATCATGGGCCCCTCCGGCTCCGGCAAGTCGACGCTGATGCACTGCGTCGCCGGCCTGGACACCTTCTCCGGCGGCTCGGTCCGCATCGGCGACACCGAGCTCGGCACCCTGAAGGACAAGCAGCTGACCCAGCTGCGCCGGGACAAGATCGGCTTCATCTTCCAGGCGTTCAACCTGCTGCCGACCCTGACCGCCCTGGAGAACATCACGCTCCCCATGGACATCGCCGGCCGCAAGGCCGACAAGCAGTGGCTGGACACCGTGGTGGACATGGTCGGCCTCTCCGGCCGCCTCTCCCACCGCCCCACGCAGCTCTCCGGCGGCCAGCAGCAGCGCGTGGCCGTGGCCCGCGCCCTGGCCGCCCGCCCCGAGATCATCTTCGGCGACGAGCCCACCGGGAACCTCGACTCCCGCTCCGGCGCCGAGGTCCTCGGCTTCCTGCGCAACTCGGTGCGCGAGCTCGGCCAGACCGTCGTGATGGTCACCCACGACGCAGTCGCCGCCTCCTACGCGGACCGCGTCATCTTCCTCGCCGACGGCCGCATCGTCGACGAGATGTACGCGCCCACCGCGGACGGCGTGTTCGACCGGATGAAGGCCTTCGACGCCAAGGGCCGCACCAGCTGA
- a CDS encoding Bax inhibitor-1/YccA family membrane protein, producing MRSSNPVFSRRGFSRDNGGYAGFDAQYAQAGTATNPYATNPYAIDPTTGMPAAPARGAAMTLDDVVSRTAMTLGTLIITAAVAWLALPVDPANLGKSYMIGLGAALVAFVLAMVQSFKRKPSPGIILAYAAFEGFFLGVISAATSYYLSPGVVIQAVLGTMCVFAAVLVAYKMRWIRVTRRFTGFVMAAALGFVLLMVANSLFMLFGGGDGLGFRSGPLGIVFGIVGVVLGACFLAMDFKQVEDGVTYGAPREEAWLAAFGLTVTLAWIYLELLRLFQILSGDD from the coding sequence ATGAGGAGCAGTAACCCGGTCTTCTCGCGACGGGGGTTCAGCCGCGACAACGGCGGCTACGCGGGCTTCGACGCGCAGTACGCGCAGGCCGGGACCGCGACCAACCCGTACGCGACGAATCCTTACGCCATCGACCCCACCACGGGCATGCCGGCCGCGCCGGCCCGCGGCGCCGCCATGACCCTCGACGACGTCGTGAGCCGTACGGCCATGACGCTCGGCACCCTGATCATCACGGCGGCGGTCGCCTGGCTCGCCCTTCCGGTGGACCCGGCGAACCTCGGCAAGTCGTACATGATCGGTCTGGGCGCGGCGCTCGTCGCCTTCGTCCTCGCGATGGTCCAGAGCTTCAAGCGCAAGCCTTCCCCGGGCATCATCCTGGCCTACGCGGCGTTCGAGGGCTTCTTCCTCGGCGTCATCTCCGCGGCGACCAGCTACTACCTCAGCCCCGGCGTGGTCATCCAGGCCGTGCTCGGCACCATGTGCGTCTTCGCCGCCGTCCTGGTGGCCTACAAGATGCGCTGGATCCGCGTCACGCGCCGCTTCACCGGCTTCGTGATGGCCGCGGCCCTCGGCTTCGTCCTGCTGATGGTCGCCAACTCGCTGTTCATGCTGTTCGGCGGCGGTGACGGCCTCGGCTTCCGCAGCGGCCCGCTCGGCATCGTGTTCGGCATCGTCGGCGTGGTCCTCGGCGCCTGCTTCCTCGCCATGGACTTCAAGCAGGTCGAGGACGGCGTCACCTACGGCGCCCCCCGCGAGGAGGCCTGGCTGGCCGCCTTCGGCCTCACCGTGACCCTGGCGTGGATCTACCTGGAGCTGCTGCGCCTGTTCCAGATCCTCTCCGGCGACGACTAG
- a CDS encoding MurR/RpiR family transcriptional regulator, with the protein MSDNPAARLQKLFEGHRLTPTQRRIAHCMVRGAAEVPFLSSVELAELAGVSQPSVTRFAVALGFDGYPALRRHLREVAPAEPPRAAREESYNEYQQAVEGEIENLRRLATMLADPAPVEEAGRLLAGSSPLPVLGLRAASSQARGFAYFAAKVHPDVRLLDEGGSMLADRIDAAAGAGASALLCFALPRHPREVVEALEHARGAGLTTVTVADSAFAPVARYSDLLIPAPVGTGLAFDTACAPMLLGRVLLEAMADALPDAQARLEAFDARAAARGLFVD; encoded by the coding sequence ATGAGCGACAACCCGGCCGCGCGGCTGCAGAAGCTCTTCGAGGGGCACCGGCTGACCCCGACCCAGCGGCGGATCGCGCACTGCATGGTGCGCGGCGCGGCCGAGGTGCCCTTCCTGTCGAGCGTGGAGCTCGCCGAGCTGGCCGGGGTGAGCCAGCCGTCGGTGACCCGGTTCGCCGTGGCCCTCGGCTTCGACGGGTACCCCGCCCTGAGGCGGCACCTGCGCGAGGTGGCCCCGGCGGAGCCGCCGCGGGCCGCGCGCGAGGAGTCGTACAACGAGTACCAGCAGGCCGTCGAGGGCGAGATCGAGAACCTGCGGCGGCTGGCGACGATGCTCGCGGACCCGGCGCCGGTGGAGGAGGCGGGCCGGCTGCTGGCCGGGTCGTCCCCGCTGCCGGTGCTCGGGCTGCGCGCGGCGTCCTCGCAGGCGCGCGGGTTCGCGTACTTCGCCGCCAAGGTGCATCCGGACGTGCGGCTCCTCGACGAGGGCGGCTCGATGCTCGCCGACCGGATCGACGCGGCGGCCGGCGCCGGGGCCTCGGCGCTGCTGTGCTTCGCGCTGCCCCGCCACCCGCGTGAGGTGGTGGAGGCCCTGGAGCACGCGCGCGGGGCCGGGCTGACCACCGTGACGGTGGCCGATTCGGCGTTCGCGCCCGTCGCCCGCTACTCGGACCTGCTGATCCCGGCGCCGGTCGGCACCGGGCTGGCCTTCGACACGGCGTGCGCGCCGATGCTGCTGGGCCGGGTGCTGCTGGAGGCCATGGCGGACGCCCTGCCGGACGCCCAGGCGCGACTGGAGGCCTTCGACGCCCGGGCCGCGGCGCGCGGGCTGTTCGTGGACTGA
- the hutU gene encoding urocanate hydratase, translated as MSGPRPVRAARGTELSTLGWQQEAALRMLQNNLDPEVAEHPDKLVVYGGTGKAARDWRSFDAMVRTLQTLKQDETMLVQSGRPVGVMQTHEWAPRVLLANSNLVGDWANWEEFRRLEQLGLTMYGQMTAGSWIYIGTQGILQGTYETFAAVAAKKFGGTLAGTITLTAGLGGMGGAQPLAVTMNDGVAICIDVDPRAIERRIEHRYLDVKADNLAHALQLAVEARDARRPLSIGLLGNAAELLPQMLAEGAPIDIVTDQTSAHDPLAYLPVGIAFEDMADAAAKDPAGFTTRARESMAKHVEAMVGFMDAGAEVFDYGNSIRGEAQLAGYDRAFAFPGFVPAYIRPLFCEGKGPFRWAALSGEASDIAKTDKAILELFPENESLHRWIKMAGERVHFQGLPARICWLGYGERDKAGERFNDMVASGELAAPLAIGRDHLDCGSVASPYRETEAMLDGSDAIADWPLLNAMVNVASGASWVSLHHGGGVGMGRSIHAGQVTVADGTPLAGEKIRRVLTNDPGMGVIRHVDAGYDIAESVADERGVRVPMREGDA; from the coding sequence ATGTCAGGACCCCGCCCCGTACGGGCCGCGCGAGGCACCGAGCTCAGCACCCTGGGATGGCAGCAGGAGGCCGCCCTCCGGATGCTGCAGAACAACCTCGACCCCGAGGTCGCGGAGCACCCCGACAAGCTCGTCGTCTACGGCGGCACCGGCAAGGCGGCGCGCGACTGGCGCTCGTTCGACGCGATGGTCCGCACCCTGCAGACCCTCAAGCAGGACGAGACCATGCTCGTCCAGTCCGGCCGCCCGGTCGGCGTGATGCAGACCCACGAGTGGGCGCCGCGCGTCCTGCTCGCCAACTCCAACCTGGTCGGCGACTGGGCCAACTGGGAGGAGTTCCGCCGCCTGGAGCAGCTCGGCCTGACCATGTACGGCCAGATGACCGCCGGTTCCTGGATCTACATCGGCACCCAGGGCATCCTCCAGGGCACCTACGAGACCTTCGCCGCCGTGGCCGCGAAGAAGTTCGGCGGCACCCTGGCCGGCACCATCACCCTCACCGCCGGCCTCGGCGGCATGGGCGGCGCCCAGCCGCTGGCCGTGACGATGAACGACGGCGTCGCCATCTGCATCGACGTCGACCCGCGCGCCATCGAGCGCCGCATCGAGCACCGCTACCTCGACGTGAAGGCCGACAACCTGGCCCACGCCCTCCAGCTGGCCGTCGAGGCCCGCGACGCCCGCCGCCCGCTCTCCATCGGCCTCCTCGGCAACGCCGCCGAGCTGCTCCCGCAGATGCTGGCCGAGGGCGCGCCGATCGACATCGTGACGGACCAGACCTCCGCCCACGACCCGCTCGCCTACCTGCCCGTCGGCATCGCCTTCGAGGACATGGCCGACGCCGCCGCCAAGGACCCGGCCGGCTTCACCACCCGCGCCCGCGAGTCCATGGCCAAGCACGTCGAGGCCATGGTCGGCTTCATGGACGCCGGCGCCGAGGTCTTCGACTACGGCAACTCCATCCGCGGCGAGGCCCAGCTGGCCGGCTACGACCGCGCCTTCGCCTTCCCCGGCTTCGTCCCCGCCTACATCCGCCCGCTGTTCTGCGAGGGCAAGGGCCCCTTCCGCTGGGCGGCCCTGTCCGGCGAGGCCTCGGACATCGCCAAGACCGACAAGGCGATCCTGGAACTCTTCCCGGAGAACGAGTCCCTGCACCGCTGGATCAAGATGGCCGGCGAGCGCGTCCACTTCCAGGGCCTGCCCGCCCGCATCTGCTGGCTCGGCTACGGCGAGCGCGACAAGGCCGGCGAGCGCTTCAACGACATGGTCGCGAGCGGCGAGCTCGCCGCCCCGCTGGCCATCGGCCGCGACCACCTCGACTGCGGCTCGGTGGCCTCCCCGTACCGCGAGACCGAGGCGATGCTCGACGGCTCCGACGCGATCGCCGACTGGCCGCTGCTCAACGCCATGGTGAACGTGGCCTCCGGCGCCTCCTGGGTCTCCTTGCACCACGGCGGCGGCGTCGGCATGGGCCGTTCCATCCACGCGGGCCAGGTCACCGTCGCCGACGGCACCCCGCTGGCCGGCGAGAAGATCCGCCGCGTCCTCACGAACGACCCGGGCATGGGCGTGATCCGCCACGTCGACGCCGGCTACGACATCGCCGAGTCCGTCGCCGACGAGCGCGGCGTCCGCGTCCCGATGCGGGAGGGCGACGCCTGA
- a CDS encoding cystathionine beta-synthase translates to MQFHDSMISLVGNTPLVKLNHVTEGLQATVLAKVEYFNPGGSVKDRIAVRMIEAAEQSGALKPGGTIVEPTSGNTGVGLAIVAQQKGYKCIFVCPDKVSLDKINVLRAYGAEVVVCPTAVDPEHPDSYYNVSDRLVRETPGAWKPDQYSNPNNPRSHYETTGPELWEQTEGKITHFVAGVGTGGTISGTGNYLKEVSGGKVKVIGADPEGSVYSGGSGRPYLVEGVGEDFWPTAYDPNVTDEIIAVSDKDSFQMTRRLAKEEGLLVGGSCGMAVVAALRAAEGLGPDDVVVVLLPDSGRGYLSKIFSDEWMAGHGFLEEAGPAARIGAVLADKEGGIPSLVHMHPEETVGQAIEVLREYGVSQMPIVKPGAGHPDVMAAEVIGSVVEKELLAALFAQRASLGDPLEKHMSAPLPQVGSGEPVSELMSVLGEADAAIVLVEGKPTGVVSRQDLLAFLAKTSK, encoded by the coding sequence GTGCAATTCCACGACTCGATGATCAGCCTCGTCGGCAACACCCCGCTGGTGAAGCTCAACCACGTGACCGAAGGCCTGCAGGCCACCGTGCTTGCCAAGGTCGAGTACTTCAATCCCGGCGGTTCCGTGAAGGACCGGATCGCCGTCCGGATGATCGAGGCCGCCGAGCAGAGCGGTGCCCTCAAGCCGGGCGGCACCATCGTGGAGCCGACCAGCGGCAACACGGGCGTCGGACTCGCGATCGTGGCCCAGCAGAAGGGCTACAAGTGCATCTTCGTCTGCCCTGACAAGGTCTCCCTCGACAAGATCAACGTGCTGCGCGCGTACGGCGCCGAGGTCGTGGTCTGCCCGACCGCCGTCGACCCCGAGCACCCGGACTCGTACTACAACGTTTCCGACCGCCTGGTCCGGGAGACCCCGGGCGCCTGGAAGCCGGACCAGTACAGCAACCCGAACAACCCCCGTTCGCACTACGAGACCACCGGTCCGGAGCTGTGGGAGCAGACGGAGGGGAAGATCACCCACTTCGTCGCGGGCGTCGGCACCGGCGGCACGATCTCCGGCACCGGCAACTACCTCAAGGAGGTGTCCGGTGGGAAGGTCAAGGTCATCGGCGCCGACCCGGAGGGCTCCGTCTACTCCGGCGGCAGTGGCCGCCCGTACCTCGTCGAGGGTGTCGGCGAGGACTTCTGGCCCACCGCCTACGACCCGAACGTGACCGACGAGATCATCGCGGTGTCCGACAAGGACTCCTTCCAGATGACCCGCCGGCTCGCCAAGGAAGAGGGGCTGCTGGTCGGCGGCTCCTGCGGCATGGCGGTCGTCGCCGCGCTGCGTGCCGCCGAGGGTCTGGGGCCGGACGACGTGGTCGTCGTCCTGCTGCCGGACAGCGGGCGCGGCTACCTCAGCAAGATCTTCTCGGACGAGTGGATGGCCGGTCACGGCTTCCTGGAGGAGGCCGGTCCGGCCGCGCGCATCGGCGCCGTCCTCGCGGACAAGGAGGGCGGCATCCCGTCGCTCGTCCACATGCACCCGGAGGAGACGGTCGGTCAGGCGATCGAGGTGCTGCGGGAGTACGGCGTCTCGCAGATGCCGATCGTCAAGCCGGGCGCGGGCCACCCGGACGTGATGGCGGCCGAGGTCATCGGCTCGGTCGTGGAGAAGGAGCTGCTGGCGGCGCTGTTCGCGCAGCGGGCCTCGCTGGGCGACCCGCTGGAGAAGCACATGAGCGCGCCGCTGCCGCAGGTGGGTTCCGGTGAGCCGGTGTCCGAGCTGATGTCCGTGCTCGGTGAGGCCGACGCGGCGATCGTGCTGGTCGAGGGCAAGCCGACCGGTGTGGTGAGCCGGCAGGACCTGCTGGCGTTCCTGGCGAAGACCTCGAAGTAG
- a CDS encoding DUF4287 domain-containing protein, whose protein sequence is MSVEFSEQTHRNMIDRIPQTTGREISDWLRTVDEGPSLLRFEEKVNWLLGAHDLSHGQAKAIVHEYGLRRAARRFG, encoded by the coding sequence ATGTCCGTTGAGTTCTCCGAGCAGACCCACCGCAACATGATCGACAGAATCCCCCAGACCACCGGTCGTGAGATCTCCGACTGGCTCCGGACCGTCGACGAGGGCCCGTCCCTCCTCCGGTTCGAGGAGAAGGTCAACTGGCTGCTCGGCGCGCACGACCTGTCGCACGGCCAGGCGAAGGCGATCGTCCACGAGTACGGGCTGCGCAGAGCGGCCCGCCGGTTCGGCTGA
- a CDS encoding acetyl-CoA C-acetyltransferase translates to MPEAVIVSTARSPIGRAGKGSLKDVRPDDLTATIIQAALAKVPELDPRQIDDLMLGCGLPGGEQGHNLARIVAVQMGMDYLPGTTITRYCSSSLQTSRMALHAIKAGEGDVFISAGVETVSRFVNGSSDGMPGTHNPLFADAEARTAAVAQSEGSDWHDPREDGLVPDAYIAMGQTAENLARLKGVTRRDMDEFGVRSQNLAEEAIKNGFWAREITPVTTPDGTVVSKDDGPRAGVTLEGVEGLKPVFRPDGLVTAGNCCPLNDGAAALVIMSDTKARELGLTPLARIVSTGVTALSPEIMGLGPVEASKQALKRAGLTVGDIDLFEINEAFAAQVIPSYRDLEIPLEKLNVNGGAIAVGHPFGMTGARITGTLINSLQFHDKQFGLETMCVGGGQGMAMVIERLS, encoded by the coding sequence ATGCCCGAAGCCGTCATCGTTTCCACCGCCCGCTCCCCCATCGGGCGCGCCGGCAAGGGGTCGCTGAAGGACGTCCGGCCGGACGACCTGACCGCCACGATCATCCAGGCCGCCCTCGCCAAGGTCCCCGAGCTGGACCCGCGCCAGATCGACGACCTGATGCTGGGCTGCGGTCTGCCCGGCGGGGAGCAGGGCCACAACCTGGCCCGTATCGTCGCCGTGCAGATGGGCATGGACTACCTGCCCGGCACCACGATCACCCGCTACTGCTCCTCCTCCCTGCAGACCTCCCGCATGGCGCTGCACGCCATCAAGGCCGGCGAGGGCGACGTCTTCATCTCCGCCGGTGTCGAGACGGTGTCCCGGTTCGTCAACGGCTCCTCCGACGGCATGCCCGGCACGCACAACCCGCTGTTCGCCGATGCCGAGGCCCGTACGGCCGCCGTCGCGCAGAGCGAGGGCAGCGACTGGCACGACCCGCGCGAGGACGGCCTGGTCCCGGACGCCTACATCGCCATGGGCCAGACCGCCGAGAACCTGGCGCGCCTCAAGGGCGTGACCCGCCGGGACATGGACGAGTTCGGCGTGCGCTCGCAGAACCTCGCCGAGGAGGCCATCAAGAACGGCTTCTGGGCCCGCGAGATCACCCCGGTCACCACCCCCGACGGCACGGTCGTCAGCAAGGACGACGGCCCGCGCGCCGGGGTCACCCTGGAGGGCGTGGAGGGCCTCAAGCCCGTCTTCCGTCCCGACGGCCTGGTCACGGCCGGCAACTGCTGCCCGCTGAACGACGGCGCCGCCGCGCTCGTCATCATGAGCGACACCAAGGCGCGGGAGCTGGGCCTGACCCCGCTGGCCCGGATCGTGTCCACGGGCGTGACCGCCCTGTCGCCCGAGATCATGGGCCTGGGTCCGGTCGAGGCGTCGAAGCAGGCGCTGAAGCGGGCCGGGCTGACGGTCGGCGACATCGACCTGTTCGAGATCAACGAGGCCTTCGCCGCGCAGGTCATCCCGTCCTACCGGGACCTGGAGATCCCCCTGGAGAAGCTGAACGTCAACGGCGGGGCCATCGCCGTCGGCCACCCGTTCGGGATGACCGGTGCCCGGATCACCGGCACCCTGATCAACAGCCTCCAGTTCCACGACAAGCAGTTCGGTCTGGAGACCATGTGCGTCGGCGGCGGCCAGGGCATGGCGATGGTGATCGAGCGCCTCAGCTGA
- a CDS encoding diaminopimelate decarboxylase: MASMDALEEAAGRGDGAGREGAGRDTSARDAVRRRDLAVRAAVEQGLLDSGPLVCLLDTAGIRASAAALAEAFDAVTAPGTPVLHAFAAKAAPLVPVLRLLADCGLGSEVASPGELALARAAGIPAGRIVLDSPAKTTGELREALTLGIAVNADNHQELERLDALIAAAPTRSPVGVRVNPQTGAGAIDALSTATATSKFGIGLRDPGARERLVRACLDRPWITRLHAHSGSQGLPLPLIARGVRELHALAEEINEAAGTRRIDTLDIGGGLPVNFTSDEQTPTYAEYAAALRETVPALFDGSYGLVTEFGRSLLAKHGTVLARVEYTKSTGGRPIALTHAGVQVATRTVYAPAAWPLRILPYDAKGTPKTGPAIAQDIAGPACFAGDLLATARELPELAPGDLIAVPDTGAYAFTAHYGYNSLPRPAVHGFTADPSGTVRFTLVRPAQTPTDLVAEAGGAYGDALL; this comes from the coding sequence ATGGCGAGCATGGACGCCTTAGAGGAAGCAGCGGGGCGGGGAGACGGCGCCGGGCGGGAGGGCGCCGGGCGGGACACCTCCGCACGGGACGCCGTCCGGCGGCGGGATCTGGCCGTGCGGGCCGCCGTGGAGCAGGGGCTGCTGGACTCCGGGCCACTCGTCTGCCTGCTCGACACCGCCGGGATCCGCGCCTCCGCCGCCGCCCTCGCCGAAGCCTTCGACGCCGTCACCGCCCCCGGGACACCCGTCCTGCATGCCTTCGCCGCCAAGGCCGCCCCGCTGGTCCCCGTCCTGCGGCTGCTCGCCGACTGCGGCCTGGGCAGCGAGGTGGCCAGCCCCGGCGAGCTGGCACTGGCCCGGGCCGCCGGGATCCCGGCCGGGCGGATCGTGCTGGACTCCCCCGCCAAGACCACCGGCGAGCTGCGCGAGGCCCTGACCCTGGGGATCGCCGTCAACGCCGACAACCACCAGGAACTGGAACGGCTCGACGCCCTGATCGCGGCGGCCCCCACCCGTTCGCCCGTCGGCGTACGGGTCAACCCCCAGACCGGCGCCGGCGCCATCGACGCCCTCTCCACCGCCACCGCCACCTCGAAGTTCGGCATCGGCCTGCGCGACCCCGGCGCCCGCGAACGGCTCGTACGGGCCTGCCTGGACCGGCCCTGGATCACCCGGCTGCACGCCCACTCGGGCTCACAGGGCCTGCCCCTGCCCCTGATCGCACGGGGCGTACGGGAGCTGCACGCGCTCGCGGAGGAGATCAACGAGGCCGCCGGAACCCGCCGGATCGACACCCTCGACATCGGCGGGGGCCTGCCGGTGAACTTCACCTCGGACGAGCAGACCCCCACCTACGCGGAGTACGCAGCCGCCCTGCGCGAAACCGTCCCCGCCCTGTTCGACGGCTCGTACGGGCTGGTCACGGAGTTCGGCCGGTCGCTGCTGGCCAAGCACGGCACGGTGCTCGCCCGCGTCGAGTACACCAAGTCCACCGGGGGCCGCCCCATCGCCCTCACCCACGCCGGGGTGCAGGTGGCCACCCGCACGGTCTACGCCCCGGCGGCCTGGCCCCTGCGGATCCTCCCCTACGACGCCAAGGGCACCCCGAAGACCGGCCCCGCCATAGCCCAGGACATCGCGGGCCCCGCCTGCTTCGCCGGGGACCTCCTGGCCACCGCCCGCGAACTGCCCGAGCTGGCCCCCGGCGACCTGATCGCCGTACCCGACACCGGGGCGTACGCCTTCACCGCCCACTACGGCTACAACAGCCTGCCCCGCCCGGCCGTCCACGGCTTCACCGCCGACCCCTCCGGCACCGTCCGCTTCACCCTGGTCCGCCCGGCGCAGACGCCGACGGACCTGGTGGCGGAGGCGGGAGGGGCATACGGGGACGCCCTGCTGTAA
- a CDS encoding allantoate amidohydrolase, protein MWDELAPIGRHADSGGYRRFAWTGADADCRDWFRAQAQSRGLAYEVDRNGNQWAWLGDPLAGDAVVTGSHLDSVPDGGAFDGPLGVVSSFAALDELRARGAAFTRPLAITNFGDEEGARFGLACVGSRLSAGQLTKEKAYELRDADGTTLPQAMERAGHDPEAIGADPERLARIGAFVELHVEQGRALDLSGDRVGIASAIWPHGRWRFDFHGEANHAGTTRLADRRDPMLTYAATVLAARQEAALAGAVATFGKIAVEPNGVNAIPSLVRGWLDSRAADQATLDTVVTAVEKAAREQAERDGIDLAVVRESFTPVVEFEHALRDELNRILGGAVPVLGTGAGHDAGILSAAVPTAMLFVRNPTGVSHSPREFAAEDDCVAGVLALADVLEGLACS, encoded by the coding sequence ATGTGGGACGAGCTGGCGCCCATCGGCCGCCACGCCGACAGCGGCGGCTACCGCCGCTTCGCCTGGACCGGGGCCGACGCCGACTGCCGGGACTGGTTCCGGGCCCAGGCCCAGTCGCGCGGCCTAGCCTACGAGGTCGACCGCAACGGCAACCAGTGGGCCTGGCTCGGCGACCCCCTGGCCGGCGACGCCGTGGTCACCGGCTCCCACCTGGACTCCGTCCCCGACGGCGGGGCCTTCGACGGCCCCCTCGGCGTGGTGTCCTCCTTCGCCGCCCTGGACGAGCTCCGCGCCCGTGGCGCGGCCTTCACCCGCCCCCTCGCCATCACCAACTTCGGCGACGAGGAGGGCGCCCGCTTCGGCCTCGCCTGCGTCGGGTCCCGGCTCTCCGCCGGGCAGCTGACGAAGGAGAAGGCGTACGAGCTCCGTGACGCCGACGGGACCACCCTCCCGCAGGCGATGGAGCGCGCCGGCCACGACCCCGAGGCCATCGGCGCCGACCCCGAGCGCCTCGCCCGCATCGGCGCCTTCGTCGAACTGCACGTGGAACAGGGCCGCGCCCTCGACCTGTCCGGCGACCGGGTCGGCATCGCCTCCGCGATCTGGCCGCACGGCCGCTGGCGCTTCGACTTCCACGGCGAGGCCAACCACGCCGGCACCACCCGCCTGGCCGACCGCCGCGACCCGATGCTCACCTACGCGGCGACCGTCCTGGCCGCCCGTCAGGAGGCCGCCCTCGCCGGGGCCGTCGCCACCTTCGGGAAGATCGCCGTCGAACCCAACGGGGTCAACGCCATCCCCTCCCTCGTGCGCGGCTGGCTCGACTCCCGGGCCGCCGACCAGGCCACCCTCGACACGGTCGTCACCGCCGTCGAGAAGGCCGCCCGCGAGCAGGCCGAGCGCGACGGCATCGACCTCGCCGTGGTCCGGGAGTCCTTCACCCCGGTGGTCGAGTTCGAGCACGCCCTGCGCGACGAGCTGAACCGGATCCTGGGCGGGGCCGTCCCCGTCCTCGGCACCGGGGCGGGACACGACGCCGGAATCCTCTCCGCCGCCGTCCCGACCGCGATGCTGTTCGTGCGCAACCCCACCGGTGTCTCCCACTCCCCGCGGGAGTTCGCCGCCGAGGACGACTGCGTGGCCGGAGTCCTCGCCCTCGCCGACGTACTGGAAGGTCTCGCATGCAGTTGA
- a CDS encoding SGNH/GDSL hydrolase family protein, with translation MSRARTARRIAAGAAYGGGGLGLVGVAAVGLVLAEVQFAKRTVGTGLPDPPRADGLYGSEFGGPELSPGPLRMAMLGDSTAAGLGVRRARQTPGALLASGLAAVAERPVELRNVALSGAMSDDLDRQVSLLLDGDGPAPDVSVVIIGANDVTRRMPLTQSVRLLTAAVRRLRLAGSEVVVGTCPDLGTIEPVYQPLRWMARRVSRQLAAAQTIGVVALGARTVSMGDMLGPEFAANPREMFGPDSYHPSAEGYATAAMAVLPTLCAALGVWPESDRLDVSRNEDMLPVAQAASAAAGEPGTEVTAARGPWAILKHRRRRRLPTEPVPEPATPSAS, from the coding sequence GTGTCCAGAGCGAGAACGGCCCGCCGGATCGCGGCGGGGGCAGCGTACGGCGGGGGCGGGCTCGGGCTGGTCGGGGTGGCCGCGGTGGGGCTGGTGCTGGCGGAGGTGCAGTTCGCCAAGCGGACGGTGGGCACGGGCCTGCCGGACCCGCCGCGCGCGGACGGCCTGTACGGGAGCGAGTTCGGCGGGCCGGAGCTGAGCCCGGGGCCACTGCGGATGGCGATGCTGGGCGACTCGACGGCGGCCGGCCTGGGCGTACGGCGCGCCCGCCAGACGCCGGGGGCGCTGCTCGCCTCGGGGCTGGCGGCGGTGGCGGAGCGGCCGGTGGAGCTGCGGAACGTGGCGCTGTCGGGGGCGATGTCGGACGACCTGGACCGCCAGGTGTCACTGCTGCTGGACGGGGACGGACCGGCGCCGGACGTGTCCGTGGTGATCATCGGGGCGAACGACGTGACCCGGCGCATGCCGCTGACGCAGTCGGTGCGGCTGCTGACGGCCGCCGTACGGCGGCTGCGGCTGGCGGGGTCGGAGGTGGTGGTCGGCACCTGTCCCGACCTGGGCACGATCGAGCCGGTGTACCAGCCGCTGCGGTGGATGGCCCGGCGGGTGTCCCGCCAGCTGGCGGCCGCGCAGACCATCGGGGTGGTCGCGCTGGGCGCGCGGACGGTCTCGATGGGGGACATGCTGGGCCCGGAGTTCGCGGCGAACCCCCGGGAGATGTTCGGCCCGGACTCGTACCACCCCTCGGCGGAGGGCTACGCGACGGCGGCGATGGCCGTCCTGCCGACCCTGTGCGCGGCGCTGGGCGTGTGGCCGGAGTCGGACCGCCTGGACGTCTCCCGCAACGAGGACATGCTGCCGGTGGCCCAGGCCGCCTCGGCGGCGGCGGGCGAACCGGGCACGGAGGTCACGGCGGCCCGCGGCCCCTGGGCCATCCTCAAACACCGCCGCCGCCGACGCCTCCCCACGGAACCGGTCCCCGAACCGGCAACACCATCGGCCTCGTGA